The following proteins are co-located in the Leptospira weilii genome:
- a CDS encoding LIMLP_16695 family PerRB-regulated protein: protein MKMIKNLFQPEIRNSFLKESFQEEEWYQSLINRPGIEERIPYFKTKAEHRKMTAIAR from the coding sequence ATGAAGATGATTAAAAACCTGTTTCAACCCGAAATTCGGAATTCTTTCTTAAAAGAAAGTTTTCAAGAAGAAGAATGGTATCAATCTTTGATCAACCGCCCGGGCATAGAAGAAAGAATTCCTTACTTCAAAACCAAAGCGGAACATAGAAAAATGACAGCGATTGCAAGATGA
- the argJ gene encoding bifunctional glutamate N-acetyltransferase/amino-acid acetyltransferase ArgJ, giving the protein MPKGFSSFGINIGIKDNTKDFGVIYSDVPCKAAAMFTKNNYPGAPVIVGKEHIQSGILQAVVINSKNSNVATGEKGIQNSREICKAIGESLDIDEKLVLPSSTGVIGIPLKMEIILPACKKAKSLLKPGNLEEVAEAIMTTDKRKKISFRKIKTKSGEGTIYGIAKGAGMIEPNMATMLCYILSDVSLPKGTDLYSVLKLSVDQSFNCLTIDSDTSTSDTVALLCNGLSGESSMEDFSQALTEICIDLTKLIAIDGEGATKLIELTIKGAKDEAQAKKIGKSILNSPLVKTAIYGGDPNWGRLVMAVGKVFEEPIPFENLQIYFGTLPVKEANPETLKKLSEYLKNNTEISLNVMLNIGTVSMKFWGCDFSEEYIKENAYYTT; this is encoded by the coding sequence ATGCCCAAAGGCTTTTCATCTTTCGGAATCAATATAGGAATTAAAGACAATACGAAAGATTTCGGCGTTATTTATTCCGACGTACCTTGCAAAGCGGCGGCCATGTTTACGAAAAACAACTATCCCGGCGCTCCGGTAATCGTCGGAAAAGAGCACATTCAATCCGGAATTCTTCAAGCGGTAGTCATTAATTCCAAAAACTCCAACGTTGCGACAGGAGAAAAAGGAATTCAAAACTCCAGAGAAATCTGCAAAGCAATCGGAGAATCTCTCGACATCGACGAAAAGTTAGTCCTCCCTTCCTCTACTGGCGTGATCGGAATTCCCCTAAAAATGGAAATCATTCTTCCCGCTTGCAAAAAAGCGAAATCTCTTTTAAAACCGGGAAACCTGGAAGAAGTCGCAGAAGCAATCATGACTACAGATAAGAGAAAAAAAATTTCTTTCCGAAAAATTAAAACCAAGTCAGGAGAAGGCACAATTTACGGAATCGCAAAAGGTGCGGGAATGATTGAACCGAATATGGCGACGATGCTCTGTTACATTCTTTCCGATGTTTCTCTTCCGAAAGGAACCGATCTCTATTCGGTTTTAAAATTATCGGTCGATCAAAGTTTCAATTGTTTGACCATCGATTCGGACACTTCCACTTCGGATACGGTAGCGTTACTCTGCAACGGTTTGTCCGGCGAAAGTTCGATGGAAGATTTTTCCCAAGCTCTTACCGAAATCTGCATCGATCTTACGAAACTCATCGCGATCGACGGGGAAGGTGCGACTAAATTAATCGAACTCACAATCAAAGGCGCAAAAGACGAAGCCCAAGCAAAAAAAATCGGCAAGTCCATTCTCAACTCTCCCTTAGTAAAAACAGCGATTTATGGCGGAGATCCGAACTGGGGAAGATTGGTGATGGCTGTGGGCAAGGTTTTCGAAGAACCGATTCCGTTCGAAAATCTCCAAATTTATTTCGGGACCCTTCCCGTTAAAGAAGCGAATCCAGAAACCCTAAAAAAGCTTTCCGAATATTTAAAAAATAATACTGAAATTTCTTTAAATGTAATGTTGAATATTGGAACGGTTTCCATGAAATTTTGGGGCTGCGATTTTTCGGAAGAATATATAAAAGAGAATGCTTACTACACCACCTGA
- a CDS encoding response regulator yields MKNQPGNPGQKVLVVDDEEDIAELIRFHLEENGYQVDTCQNGLEVLPKLEKNTPDLVILDLMLPGIGGMDLCKKIKEKYSMPIIMVTAKSGETEAVLGLELGADDYVRKPFSTRELIARVRSVLRRAKEGEEEEQFEGNITIGNIFLNLKAHKAFINNSEVDLTLIEYKILNLFMTNPGVAFTRDKLLDRVWGKDIYVTDRAVDVNIKRLRDKLGGEKERLETIRGIGYRFNEA; encoded by the coding sequence ATGAAAAATCAACCAGGGAACCCAGGGCAAAAAGTCCTTGTCGTAGATGATGAGGAAGATATCGCCGAACTAATCCGATTTCACCTCGAAGAAAACGGCTACCAAGTAGATACGTGTCAAAACGGATTAGAGGTACTTCCAAAACTGGAAAAGAATACTCCGGATCTAGTCATTTTAGATCTCATGCTTCCGGGAATAGGCGGTATGGATCTTTGTAAAAAAATCAAAGAAAAATATTCTATGCCGATTATTATGGTCACCGCCAAATCCGGTGAAACCGAAGCAGTTCTCGGACTCGAACTCGGTGCGGACGATTATGTTCGCAAACCTTTCAGTACTAGGGAATTAATCGCAAGAGTACGTTCCGTTTTAAGAAGAGCGAAAGAAGGCGAGGAAGAAGAGCAATTCGAAGGAAACATCACCATTGGAAACATCTTTCTTAATCTAAAAGCACATAAAGCATTTATCAATAATTCCGAAGTCGACTTAACGTTAATCGAATATAAAATTCTGAATCTTTTCATGACCAACCCCGGCGTCGCTTTTACAAGGGATAAATTATTAGATCGGGTTTGGGGAAAAGACATTTACGTCACCGACAGAGCCGTCGACGTAAATATTAAAAGATTACGCGATAAGCTCGGAGGCGAAAAAGAAAGGCTCGAAACGATACGCGGAATCGGCTATAGATTCAATGAGGCGTAG
- a CDS encoding HAMP domain-containing sensor histidine kinase: MRRSLFSKLLLSNWLLLLVLLVVAGIVLFVEKFVHSDFKVLLFSFYVLFAMFGTFYMSYSIAKSVVEPLDRIEKKTGEINAGDFGSELTLSDIRELADLASSINLMSTRLKSQFVDLTIEKEKFDSVLQNLKEGVFAIDPENTSILFQNKSIPGSLIEPNSRSRKVADATRDPRLLEFVSNHLKGLGDSKMELDLGQNFYTIKMYPLKTNGKTLMYIGVIRNITEEKQSHIIREQFVQNASHELKTPITSIKGYTETLLDRLRLSPESHEKRFLDAISRNTDRMVRIVEDMLAITRIENQTKISGEEEFSLKSLVENLSYTVEGVVSPKGQKFLVEMPEPLMIAADWVLLEHMLLNLISNASAYSPEGKTIILKIFPFESDQIQFQVIDQGIGIQDEDKSRIFERFFRVDKNRSRKEGGTGLGLSIVKHIVRLHHGSVKVFDNSEGGTIFAVTIPIRYQAETF, encoded by the coding sequence ATGAGGCGTAGCTTATTTTCAAAACTTCTTCTCAGTAACTGGTTACTTTTGCTAGTCCTTCTCGTTGTCGCGGGAATAGTTCTTTTTGTGGAAAAGTTTGTTCATTCCGATTTTAAAGTTCTTCTGTTTTCGTTTTACGTTCTTTTCGCGATGTTCGGAACATTCTACATGTCGTATTCGATCGCCAAAAGTGTAGTGGAACCTTTGGATAGAATCGAAAAAAAAACAGGAGAGATCAACGCAGGCGACTTCGGGTCCGAATTGACTTTGTCCGACATTCGAGAACTTGCGGATCTCGCCTCTTCCATCAATTTAATGTCCACAAGACTTAAAAGTCAGTTTGTGGATCTCACGATCGAAAAAGAAAAATTCGATTCCGTTTTACAGAACTTAAAGGAAGGAGTTTTTGCGATCGATCCCGAAAATACTTCCATTCTTTTTCAAAACAAAAGTATCCCAGGATCTCTCATAGAGCCGAATTCCAGATCTAGAAAAGTCGCAGACGCAACCCGAGATCCGAGACTCTTGGAATTCGTATCAAATCACCTCAAAGGATTAGGCGACTCTAAGATGGAACTGGATCTCGGACAAAATTTTTATACAATCAAAATGTATCCTCTGAAAACGAACGGGAAAACCCTCATGTACATCGGAGTGATCCGAAACATTACCGAAGAAAAACAATCCCACATCATAAGAGAACAATTTGTTCAGAACGCTTCTCATGAACTCAAGACCCCGATTACGTCCATTAAGGGATACACTGAAACGCTACTCGATCGTTTACGTCTTTCTCCCGAAAGTCACGAGAAAAGATTCTTGGACGCAATTTCAAGAAATACAGACCGTATGGTTCGTATTGTGGAAGATATGCTCGCGATTACTCGAATCGAAAACCAAACCAAGATCTCCGGAGAAGAGGAATTCTCCTTAAAATCCCTTGTGGAGAACTTAAGTTATACGGTCGAAGGAGTTGTGTCGCCTAAAGGACAGAAGTTCCTAGTGGAGATGCCGGAGCCTCTAATGATCGCGGCCGATTGGGTCCTTTTGGAGCATATGCTTTTGAATCTAATCTCGAATGCTTCCGCTTATTCCCCCGAAGGCAAAACAATTATCCTGAAAATTTTTCCTTTCGAATCGGATCAGATCCAGTTTCAAGTGATCGATCAAGGAATCGGAATTCAAGACGAGGATAAAAGTAGAATTTTTGAAAGATTTTTCCGAGTTGATAAGAACCGTTCCAGAAAAGAAGGCGGAACCGGCTTAGGCCTCTCCATCGTAAAACATATCGTTCGCCTTCACCACGGCTCCGTAAAAGTTTTCGACAATTCAGAAGGCGGAACTATTTTTGCAGTTACGATTCCCATTCGTTATCAGGCCGAAACATTTTGA
- a CDS encoding PP2C family protein-serine/threonine phosphatase — protein MRNILLLFISLILLSIVLLVGVLQTSSETLKPPFYYYPNGTIIQSGEEFPNILGKKVDLLELEIAVKMAESGKSYENGIHVYGKGVSETIPVILAPKSYYSVIQEFTRDILISLLYLSVAIWFFFYTRDLYMLLLFGSLSCLSLFNFFLVGFHEFHFLFFFFLYFTAFVILNISFRLRGKELPIRWFAPEVIFSLIAGFVGRSQKADPHIFGILATNGVYFILFCSIICIFFLVLDSIRNLFPLQSLFKKLSLIFAFSAISILPFVSVEFSELISPDLSKLLILSAFLIFPALIIYGTFTYSIVPVQIAFSSSLTSIYLILILAGSYLLLLGVFFKFNPIATDKYLEEFNILFLCSSVYTISSINRRLSNLVDTWSFKRNQKLHSAMETISAMISAPISMRATINSLMKKVSEALDITKILVLIPADKFPRTDLKNINFIRISSNSEIWQYFATNTEVTVTTHLAYGLGIRESVYKFLHNSGVQLTYPIFNYSRGREVSGVFLVGEKNNRKNFNLGELHFLKECTRMASMLLQNYTLLAEEVEKKRIVRDLNMASIIDKTLHVAESEHIKGTKIGFFSIPAVGISGDYLDIRKLNSNTMLLALGDVSGHGLGTGYLVSAIRGIIQNQIRKKTDLSTIFKVINSFLIERYRGSEFMTFICGEYNSQEETFEYINAGHSSPICIRKDGKLELRTETQRVLGVLPTEYKRLTIPVYPGDKLILFTDGVTETFNDNEEIFGDENFLNLLKSNHQLNPQDLTDLVLKTIQDFRGKKDPSDDISFICLEVNEKTHELKENQ, from the coding sequence GTGAGAAACATACTTTTATTATTTATCTCTCTGATTTTGCTCAGCATCGTTCTCCTTGTCGGTGTTTTACAAACTTCTTCCGAAACGTTAAAACCTCCCTTCTATTATTATCCGAACGGGACAATCATTCAAAGTGGCGAAGAGTTTCCAAACATTCTCGGAAAAAAGGTCGACCTTTTGGAATTGGAAATCGCCGTAAAGATGGCCGAGTCTGGAAAATCTTACGAAAACGGAATACACGTTTATGGTAAGGGGGTAAGTGAAACGATTCCGGTTATTTTAGCACCGAAATCGTATTACTCTGTCATCCAAGAATTTACAAGGGATATTCTTATCTCTTTATTGTATCTTTCCGTAGCGATTTGGTTTTTCTTTTATACAAGAGATCTCTATATGCTTTTGTTATTCGGATCCTTATCGTGTCTGAGTTTGTTTAATTTCTTTTTGGTGGGATTTCACGAGTTTCACTTTTTATTTTTCTTTTTTCTCTATTTCACCGCGTTTGTGATCCTGAATATATCTTTCAGACTCAGAGGAAAGGAACTTCCGATTCGTTGGTTCGCTCCGGAAGTTATTTTTTCTTTGATCGCCGGTTTTGTAGGCAGATCACAGAAGGCGGATCCTCATATTTTTGGAATACTCGCAACCAACGGAGTTTATTTCATCTTATTCTGTTCCATCATTTGTATCTTTTTTCTCGTTCTAGATTCAATAAGAAATCTTTTTCCACTTCAGAGTTTATTCAAGAAGCTAAGTCTTATTTTTGCATTTAGTGCAATTTCCATTCTTCCTTTCGTTTCGGTTGAGTTTTCGGAACTGATTTCTCCGGACTTATCCAAACTTTTGATTTTGTCCGCGTTTTTGATTTTTCCTGCATTGATCATTTATGGAACCTTCACATATTCGATTGTTCCGGTTCAAATTGCATTCAGTTCCTCTTTAACTTCAATTTATCTGATCTTAATTTTAGCGGGCAGCTATTTGCTTCTACTTGGGGTGTTTTTTAAATTCAATCCGATCGCCACAGACAAATATTTGGAAGAATTCAATATTCTATTTCTTTGTTCGAGCGTCTATACGATAAGTTCCATCAATAGACGTCTTTCGAATCTAGTAGACACGTGGAGTTTTAAACGGAACCAAAAATTACATTCTGCTATGGAAACGATTTCCGCGATGATCAGCGCGCCGATTTCTATGAGAGCAACCATCAACAGTCTCATGAAAAAGGTTTCAGAAGCTCTGGACATCACCAAAATTCTCGTTTTGATACCCGCGGATAAGTTTCCCAGAACCGATCTAAAAAACATCAACTTCATTCGGATCTCCTCTAATTCCGAAATATGGCAGTATTTTGCGACAAATACGGAAGTTACCGTCACGACACATCTTGCCTACGGACTCGGAATCCGGGAATCAGTCTATAAATTTCTTCATAATTCGGGAGTACAGTTAACATATCCCATTTTCAATTACTCCAGAGGAAGGGAAGTGTCGGGAGTATTTCTCGTAGGAGAAAAGAACAACCGAAAAAACTTCAATCTGGGAGAACTGCATTTTCTGAAAGAATGCACTCGAATGGCCTCTATGCTCCTTCAAAATTACACTTTATTGGCCGAAGAAGTGGAGAAAAAAAGAATCGTTCGTGACCTTAATATGGCTTCAATCATCGATAAAACTCTCCACGTGGCGGAAAGCGAACATATCAAAGGAACCAAGATCGGATTTTTTTCAATACCCGCTGTCGGAATTTCCGGAGATTATTTAGACATTCGAAAATTAAATTCAAACACAATGTTGTTAGCTCTGGGAGACGTTTCGGGTCACGGATTGGGAACTGGATATTTAGTCAGTGCGATCAGAGGTATCATTCAAAATCAAATTCGAAAAAAAACGGATTTATCCACGATATTCAAAGTGATCAATTCGTTTCTTATCGAACGATACAGAGGAAGCGAGTTCATGACTTTCATCTGCGGAGAATATAATTCTCAAGAAGAAACTTTCGAGTACATCAATGCAGGTCACTCTTCTCCAATTTGCATTCGAAAAGACGGAAAATTAGAGCTAAGAACTGAAACTCAAAGAGTTTTAGGCGTCTTACCTACTGAATACAAACGCCTGACAATTCCAGTTTACCCGGGTGATAAATTAATTTTATTCACTGATGGAGTCACTGAAACATTCAATGATAACGAAGAGATTTTCGGTGATGAGAATTTTTTAAATCTTTTAAAGAGTAATCATCAATTGAATCCACAAGATCTAACGGATCTTGTACTAAAAACGATTCAAGACTTTCGAGGTAAAAAAGATCCTAGCGATGATATATCTTTTATCTGTCTTGAAGTGAATGAGAAGACTCACGAGTTAAAAGAAAATCAGTAA
- a CDS encoding RNA polymerase sigma factor, with protein MRENIPIVCNQEDWDCIQKVLHGDFNSFEILMNRYQGLIYSQAIKAFRNETEAEDFTQDIFLKAFESLSTFQGRSQFSTWLFVIARNDIIRRYRREHPEVSGLDTLLLVESEIEKKNEISSEQETKLLKQEISEKIRSLVESLPELYRKPIILHYFENMSYKEISKKLNLKMNTLKSYIFRGKEIMRDWLNKEENEKQE; from the coding sequence ATGAGGGAAAACATTCCAATTGTATGCAATCAGGAAGACTGGGATTGCATTCAAAAAGTTTTACACGGCGATTTTAATTCCTTTGAAATACTGATGAATCGGTATCAAGGATTGATTTACTCTCAAGCGATCAAGGCCTTTCGCAACGAAACCGAAGCCGAAGATTTTACTCAGGATATTTTCTTAAAAGCCTTTGAAAGTCTATCTACGTTTCAAGGTAGATCCCAATTCTCCACTTGGCTGTTCGTAATCGCAAGAAACGACATCATTCGAAGATATCGTAGGGAACATCCGGAGGTATCCGGATTAGATACGCTTCTGCTCGTAGAAAGTGAAATAGAAAAGAAAAACGAAATCTCATCCGAACAGGAAACAAAACTTCTGAAACAGGAAATCTCCGAAAAAATCAGAAGCCTCGTGGAAAGTTTACCGGAACTCTATCGTAAGCCGATCATACTTCATTACTTCGAGAATATGTCCTATAAAGAAATTTCCAAAAAATTAAACTTGAAAATGAACACTTTAAAGAGTTATATTTTCAGAGGTAAGGAAATCATGAGAGATTGGTTAAACAAAGAAGAGAATGAAAAGCAAGAATAA
- a CDS encoding DUF6046 domain-containing protein, whose translation MIGGITPPIAPAGYIPPEIITGDTDRLVISPGILTDYEFPSGTKFTLRKEKRIVLTAIPGGSGTVKELTGQDDWTITIETTLLAAVYGAGLLAAPSNPLIKTMIQQVKEIRRIWENTESIGLTHSLLNALGIKNVVFKSIQVSNATIQYSQPVTFVFLSDNDIDLDQASLEAKRSIVESSI comes from the coding sequence ATGATCGGAGGAATAACACCGCCAATTGCACCAGCAGGTTACATTCCTCCGGAGATCATTACCGGGGACACTGATCGACTTGTAATCAGTCCAGGAATTCTAACGGATTATGAATTCCCTTCCGGAACAAAATTCACCTTGCGGAAGGAGAAGAGAATCGTTTTAACAGCGATTCCCGGAGGATCCGGAACAGTGAAAGAACTAACGGGTCAAGACGATTGGACAATCACGATCGAAACCACGTTACTGGCGGCTGTGTATGGAGCGGGATTACTTGCGGCCCCTTCCAACCCCTTAATCAAGACGATGATTCAGCAGGTAAAAGAGATACGAAGAATTTGGGAAAACACAGAATCTATCGGACTCACTCATTCCCTTCTGAACGCATTAGGAATTAAGAATGTAGTATTCAAATCGATTCAAGTTTCGAACGCAACCATTCAATACAGCCAACCTGTAACGTTTGTTTTCTTGAGTGACAATGACATTGATTTGGATCAAGCTTCTTTAGAAGCGAAACGTTCGATCGTGGAATCCTCTATATGA
- a CDS encoding baseplate J/gp47 family protein, translating to MNLNVTKDQVLSDHLQSIKASGVFKNHSFSPTSKTFTLIRAVSNAVFSFIDTDLISIQKAIHPHTAEDDALHEHLIRRGMKWKPALPAIIKVRIGSSTQPIIDRDIPQSLVVTTSGNEDQKIRFFLIDSLTLPAGISADAQGKFTIEAFVQCMIDGPAGNVVPGSISIIESPPEGIDYIKNLESDPIQQGQYRETRTSVRSRLQTAEGVSSKWTPAWYTSEAESFAFVKRAIFKSAKTLGKDGEVKILLQGSVGSLTSAQLNQVQDHFNAEENDPGGVAHLSAENINEAVINKTVTVKFSSSDKIPSKSVLDQITDEYFLSLSEGQDFVDAQLKSLYQALPSCIDVEFNPLGNIDVPAGALASPGSGFQVVGTVYV from the coding sequence TTGAATCTAAATGTAACGAAGGATCAGGTTCTTTCCGATCATCTGCAAAGTATAAAAGCCTCCGGAGTTTTTAAGAATCATTCATTCAGCCCAACTTCCAAAACGTTCACGCTCATACGCGCTGTTTCGAACGCTGTCTTCTCGTTTATCGATACCGATCTAATCTCAATTCAAAAAGCGATTCACCCGCATACTGCGGAGGACGATGCGCTCCACGAACATTTAATCCGACGCGGTATGAAATGGAAACCGGCTCTTCCCGCAATCATCAAGGTAAGAATTGGTTCCTCTACTCAGCCGATCATCGATCGGGATATTCCTCAGTCTTTGGTTGTAACGACTTCCGGAAACGAAGATCAGAAGATCCGATTCTTTCTGATCGATTCACTTACTCTTCCCGCCGGGATCTCCGCAGACGCTCAGGGAAAATTCACGATCGAAGCCTTCGTTCAGTGTATGATCGACGGTCCTGCGGGGAATGTCGTTCCGGGATCGATCTCGATCATAGAAAGTCCGCCGGAAGGAATCGACTACATTAAGAATCTCGAATCAGATCCGATTCAACAAGGTCAATACCGTGAAACCCGAACTTCCGTTCGTTCCCGCCTTCAAACCGCCGAAGGCGTTTCTTCCAAATGGACTCCGGCGTGGTATACGAGCGAAGCGGAAAGTTTCGCATTCGTCAAACGAGCTATTTTCAAAAGCGCGAAAACACTTGGAAAAGACGGAGAAGTAAAAATTCTTCTGCAAGGTTCTGTTGGTTCTTTGACATCCGCTCAACTGAATCAAGTTCAGGATCATTTCAATGCCGAGGAAAACGATCCCGGTGGAGTCGCTCATCTTTCCGCAGAGAACATCAACGAAGCGGTCATAAACAAAACGGTGACTGTCAAATTTTCTTCTTCGGATAAGATTCCAAGTAAATCCGTTCTCGATCAAATCACGGATGAATACTTTCTTTCTCTTTCCGAAGGACAGGATTTTGTGGATGCTCAACTGAAAAGTCTTTATCAGGCTCTTCCAAGTTGTATCGATGTGGAATTCAATCCTCTTGGAAACATAGACGTTCCTGCCGGTGCTTTAGCAAGTCCCGGCTCCGGATTCCAAGTTGTAGGGACGGTCTATGTCTGA
- a CDS encoding tail protein X, with the protein MNSFYVLKPNDTLQRLAARYYGRWEIWRLIFDSNPHLSSWKSLPVGVQIEIPIPRTDDINHTIRDGDTYESLSLSYYGTEHFSGRIRDANENLQPYENIGSVLFIPSLIEKSDLVNAKRRMM; encoded by the coding sequence ATGAATTCTTTCTATGTTCTCAAACCAAACGATACACTACAACGTCTTGCGGCAAGATATTATGGCAGGTGGGAAATTTGGAGACTGATCTTTGATTCAAACCCACACCTCAGCAGTTGGAAATCCCTTCCAGTCGGAGTTCAAATCGAAATCCCAATTCCCCGAACCGACGATATAAATCATACAATCCGTGACGGTGATACGTACGAAAGTTTGAGTCTCTCCTATTATGGAACGGAACATTTTTCCGGAAGGATTCGAGACGCAAACGAAAATCTCCAACCTTATGAAAATATAGGTTCCGTTCTATTCATTCCCTCGCTGATAGAAAAATCAGATTTGGTAAATGCAAAAAGGAGAATGATGTAA
- a CDS encoding LIC10183 family protein, whose amino-acid sequence MIDFANDTLSFGDLVLDSSNDDFQTDLNPVRIVLSEVREMFEMTVADDLDYPEIYSRQRAAQNSTEFMDQAARIRDAERILNLHPMIDSNSIDVGLNSENGLVVSFKLKTGEAIQGFVMG is encoded by the coding sequence ATGATTGATTTCGCAAATGATACTCTCTCGTTCGGCGATCTCGTTTTGGATTCTTCGAACGATGATTTTCAAACCGATTTAAATCCGGTTCGAATTGTTCTTTCCGAAGTTCGGGAAATGTTTGAAATGACGGTCGCGGACGATCTGGATTATCCGGAGATTTATAGTCGTCAACGCGCCGCTCAAAACTCCACAGAGTTTATGGATCAGGCCGCGCGAATTCGAGACGCGGAAAGAATTCTAAATTTACACCCGATGATTGACTCAAATTCAATCGATGTTGGTCTAAATTCTGAGAATGGACTTGTTGTAAGTTTTAAGCTCAAAACCGGAGAAGCGATTCAGGGCTTTGTGATGGGGTAA